Proteins encoded by one window of Cloeon dipterum chromosome 2, ieCloDipt1.1, whole genome shotgun sequence:
- the Col4a1 gene encoding collagen alpha-2(IV) chain: protein MLVILLFAIASVGHSLQSNSSEATRRSSRQTNLRELCGGGGPRCYAEKGSMGPPGLSGLSGEKGQQGYPGMEGLPGPKGDKGDSGPQGPRGPKGDRGKMGMPGFPGINGVPGVQGPPGSQGLPGLDGCNGTDGQPGLPGLNGEQGPRGLPGVSGSKGEKGEPAYSGVFPKGQKGEPGRDGFAGTRGPQGASGVPGYPGPKGERGPLGPVGPRGPAGLKGQMGVGFQGEPGTKGDKGDPGPPGYSTQEPSGGGNNITVGPRGDHGDKGDRGELGLQGFPGSQGRQGDPGYPGEIGMKGEKGLPGPPGPRGRDGLAGPPGVQGMKGDRGNEGIPGLPGRPGLKGEPGRDGGEGQQGLRGPPGPPGGGKGTPGPQGLPGPRGYPGSPGPKGLDGFPGDPGPRGPVGPKGGMGEPGKNGPEGFPGEKGSKGEGGLQGFPGQPGPRGYQGLPGPQGLRGAPGERGQSIEGPPGKNGIPGRDGPKGDKGEKGFVGRQGAPGDSLLGTPGNPGVPGRKGDAGKDGRPGQPGLPGVQGDKGEIGGRCSDCRPGDKGEKGSEGREGFPGLQGARGPSGERGYPGERGDTGNPGVTGDPGPPGKDGIQGNIGAPGPPGRDAILDGSFIKEIKGDRGDPGIQGPLGFKGDKGFAGLPGLPGTIGFPGVKGDKGERGFPGNDGVSGRPGIPGVKGEKGFSLIGRPGEPGAEGPPGDKGIPGKDGPPGEPGVCPPLDLTAGFKGEPGAKGEPGVAGGQGYQGPAGQKGDRGPNGFPGSPGLQGDPGPIGPRGLPGPRGDKGNEGPMGFPGEPGKDGTPGYPGARGDKGLKGEAGIPSVGPPGPSGRDGQPGEKGLPGLPGKHGSPGLQGPPGLPGEKGDTGVPGLAGLEGPVGGKGDPGPLGPPGVPGIPGPQGTSGPKGEPGLPGEAGRQGLPGFPGQKGDAGIPGVEGPPGYSGARGYPGLSGLPGQDGVPGLKGNKGEQGFSGMPGVDGNPGVQGLTGLPGEKGNQGPIGPPGMPGVFGLDGEKGDRGLPGLPGMKGSAGLVSEKGQKGEPGLPGVQGQPGLPGFDGRPGAKGDAGLPAIGVPGFPGAKGEPGFPGAPGLNGIDGEKGMPGLPGFPGMRGDKGERGPYGEPGRPGIDGLNGLKGDQGPEGQRGFPGAKGDKGQPGFSGLEGLKGELGSTGLPGMPGVQGERGDKGERGPSGPTVDVKGEKGEPGRAGMIGATGQKGDTGLDGLEGLRGDKGFDGPQGAPGLTGAPGFPGAKGDTGDAGPQGIPGQTVKGEKGLPGAPGKHGREGPAGLKGQMGDKGFPGLPGIQGAPGLPGPLGPPGPQGETGQPGFPGPPGRDGVPGVKGNQGPEGLPGMKGDTGPPGAFGVPGEKGDKGMPGFNGRDGTKGIKGDAGLDGRPGQDGLKGEIGLPGIPGVRGLPGYVGLKGDKGLKGEQGIVPIAPLIRGDIGPKGEPGFPGAKGDKGERGYPGLDGMKGVDGWPGKDGLPGPMGPPGPKGEPGIDGLPGRNGIDGLPGRIGEPGQPCETTPDYMTGILLVKHSQSSEVPRCDPGQVKLWDGYSLLYIEGNEKAHHQDLGFAGSCVKKFSTMPFLFCDFNNVCNYASRNDKSYWLSTTAPIPMMPVMESEIKKYISRCSVCEVPANVMAVHSQSNNIPDCPAGWNGLWIGWSFVMHTAAGAEGGGQSLASPGSCLEDFRATPFIECNGARGSCHYFANKFSFWLATVEERDQFVAPRSETLKAGSLRTRVSRCQVCIKSN from the exons ATGCTTGTGATACTTTTGTTCGCGATCGCCAGCGTCGGCCACAGTTTGCag AGCAACTCGTCAGAGGCGACTCGGAGAAGCAGCAGACAAACGAATCTGCGCGAGCTGTGCGGCGGAGGCGGTCCCAGATGCTACGCAGAAAAAGGTTCAATG gGTCCCCCGGGCCTGTCAGGGCTGTCGGGCGAGAAGGGACAGCAGGGCTACCCTGGCATGGAGGGCCTGCCGGGGCCCAAGGGCGACAAAGGTGACTCAGGACCGCAGGGCCCTCGCGGCCCCAAAGGAGACAGG GGTAAGATGGGCATGCCAGGCTTCCCAGGCATCAACGGCGTTCCGGGGGTGCAGGGTCCGCCGGGTTCGCAGGGTCTGCCTGGGCTGGACGGCTGCAACGGCACCGAC GGCCAACCAGGGCTGCCGGGGCTCAACGGCGAGCAGGGGCCAAGAGGTCTGCCCGGAGTCTCAGGCTCCAAGGGTGAGAAGGGCGAACCTGCCTACAGCGGCGTCTTCCCGAAGGGCCAGAAAGGAGAACCAG GTCGTGACGGATTCGCGGGCACGCGCGGGCCTCAGGGCGCGTCCGGAGTGCCGGGCTACCCTGGTCCAAAGGGTGAACGCGGACCCTTG GGTCCGGTCGGTCCTCGCGGCCCAGCCGGACTGAAAGGACAGATGGGCGTCGGCTTCCAAGGCGAACCTGGAACGAAGGGTGACAAGGGTGACCCTGGTCCGCCTGGCTACTCCACCCAGGAACc GAGCGGCGGAGGAAACAACATCACGGTCGGACCTCGCGGCGACCACGGCGACAAGGGTGACAGG GGTGAACTTGGCCTGCAGGGCTTCCCAGGATCCCAGGGCCGACAAGGAGATCCCGGCTACCCTGGCGAGATCGGCATGAAGGGCGAGAAGGGCCTCCCAGGGCCACCAGGTCCCAGG GGTCGAGACGGTTTGGCTGGACCTCCTGGAGTTCAGGGCATGAAAGGTGACCGTGGCAATGAGGGAATTCCTGGTCTGCCGGGCCGACCTGGACTCAAGGGCGAGCCAGGTCGCGATGGCGGGGAGGGACAGCAGGGTCTTCGGGGTCCTCCAGGCCCTCCAGGG GGCGGAAAAGGGACACCGGGTCCTCAGGGACTTCCCGGCCCTCGCGGCTACCCTGGCTCCCCTGGACCGAAAGGACTGGATGGATTCCCAGGTGATCCGGGCCCACGAGGTCCCGTAGGGCCCAAGGGTGGCATGGGCGAGCCAGGAAAGAACGGCCCTGAGGGTTTCCCTGGCGAGAAAGGCAGCAAGGGTGAAGGAGGACTCCAAGGCTTCCCTGGCCAGCCCGGCCCCAGGGGCTACCAGGGTCTTCCTGGGCCGCAAGGACTCAGGGGCGCCCCCGGTGAGCGAGGACAGTCCATCGAAGGACCGCCCGGCAAGAACGGAATTCCAGGAAGGGACGGACCAAAGGGTGACAAGGGtgaaaag GGTTTCGTAGGGCGTCAGGGTGCGCCTGGCGACTCTTTGCTAGGAACACCGGGCAACCCTGGCGTACCTGGCCGGAAGGGCGACGCCGGTAAGGACGGACGACCTGGCCAGCCGGGACTTCCGGGTGTTCAGGGCGACAAAGGTGAAATCGGCGGCCGCTGCTCCGACTGCAGACCTGGCGACAAGGGTGAGAAGGGCTCCGAGGGCCGCGAAGGCTTCCCTGGGCTCCAGGGCGCCAGAGGACCTTCAGGAGAGCGCGGTTACCCTGGCGAGCGGGGCGACACCGGAAACCCAGGAGTGACCGGTGATCCTGGTCCACCA GGCAAGGACGGCATTCAAGGAAACATCGGCGCGCCAGGACCACCAGGTCGTGACGCCATCCTCGACGGCAGCTTCATCAAGGAGATCAAGGGAGACAGGGGTGACCCTGGCATTCAGGGTCCACTTGGCTTCAAGGGGGACAAGGGATTCGCCGGCCTGCCAGGCCTGCCCGGTACCATCGGCTTTCCAGGCGTGAAAGGCGACAAG ggtGAACGTGGTTTCCCTGGCAACGATGGAGTGAGCGGAAGGCCAGGAATCCCCGGAGTGAAAGGCGAGAAAGGCTTCAGCCTTATCGGAAGGCCAGG AGAGCCGGGTGCCGAGGGCCCGCCAGGAGACAaaggaattccaggaaaagaCGGTCCTCCGGGTGAGCCAGGAGTCTGCCCGCCATTGGACCTGACCGCCGGCTTCAAGGGAGAACCTGGTGCGAAGGGCGAGCCAGGAGTGGCAGGCGGGCAGGGCTACCAGGGTCCGGCAGGACAAAAGGGCGACAGGGGACCCAAC ggcTTCCCTGGCAGCCCTGGCCTTCAGGGTGACCCCGGACCGATCGGACCCCGCGGCCTCCCAGGACCACGCGGTGATAAGGGCAACGAGGGTCCCATGGGATTCCCAGGCGAGCCTGGAAAGGACGGAACACCCGGTTACCCTGGCGCCAGAGGAGACAAAG GTTTGAAGGGCGAGGCTGGAATTCCATCGGTTGGTCCACCAGGACCGTCAGGTCGCGACGGACAACCTGGTGAGAAGGGTCTTCCTGGTCTGCCGGGTAAACACGGTTCTCCGGGACTTCAGGGGCCACCCGGCCTACCTGGCGAGAAGGGAGACACTGGTGTGCCTGGACTCGCAG GATTGGAGGGCCCGGTCGGTGGAAAGGGTGATCCTGGACCACTCGGACCACCGGGCGTGCCAGGAATACCAGGTCCGCAAGGCACTTCAGGTCCCAAGGGCGAACCAGGTTTGCCTGGAGAAGCAGGTCGGCAAGGTCTCCCTGGATTCCCTGGACAGAAG GGTGACGCAGGAATTCCCGGAGTGGAGGGACCTCCTGGTTACTCTGGGGCGCGAGGCTACCCTGGACTGAGTGGGCTTCCGGGCCAGGACGGCGTTCCCGGACTCAAAGGCAACAAGGGCGAGCAGGGCTTCAGCGGAATGCCTGGCGTCGACGGTAATCCAGGCGTTCAGGGTCTCACAGGGCTTCCGGGTGAAAAGGGCAACCAAGGGCCAATCGGCCCCCCTGGCATGCCTGGCGTCTTCGGTCTGGACGGCGAGAAGGGTGACCGGGGCCTGCCCGGCCTTCCT GGTATGAAAGGGTCCGCGGGTCTGGTGTCTGAAAAGGGCCAGAAGGGCGAGCCCGGTCTGCCTGGTGTGCAGGGCCAGCCAGGGTTGCCGGGCTTCGACGGCCGCCCCGGAGCCAAGGGCGACGCAGGACTGCCAGCCATCGGCGTGCCAGGGTTCCCAGGGGCCAAGGGTGAACCTGGCTTCCCTGGGGCGCCAGGTTTGAACGGAATCGACGGTGAGAAGGGAATGCCTGGTCTGCCAGGCTTCCCGGGAATGCGCGGCGACAAGGGCGAACGAGGACCTTACGGAGAACCTGGCCGACCTGGCATCGACGGCCTCAACGGACTGAAGGGTGACCAAGGACCTGAAGGCCAGAGAGGCTTCCCTGGTGCGAAGGGTGACAAAGGACAGCCTGGCTTCTCCGGGCTGGAGGGCCTGAAGGGTGAACTCGGCAGCACAG GTCTTCCCGGCATGCCTGGCGTTCAGGGCGAGCGAGGCGACAAAGGTGAAAGAGGGCCGTCCGGCCCAACAGTCGACGTCAAGGGCGAAAAGGGTGAGCCAGGACGCGCGGGAATGATCGGCGCAACTGGCCAGAAGGGTGACACTGGCCTGGATGGCCTTGAAGGACTTCGTGGTGACAAGGGCTTCGATGGTCCTCAGGGAGCACCGGGACTCACGGGCGCACCTGGG tTCCCAGGTGCCAAGGGCGACACTGGAGACGCCGGACCTCAGGGAATTCCTGGACAAACCGTCAAGGGCGAAAAGGGACTTCCGGGCGCGCCTGGAAAGCACGGACGCGAGGGACCAGCTGGACTCAAGGGACAGATGGGCGacaag ggCTTCCCTGGTTTGCCGGGCATTCAGGGCGCTCCTGGCCTGCCTGGTCCACTGGGACCTCCTGGTCCGCAGGGTGAGACTGGTCAGCCAGGTTTCCCAGGCCCGCCAGGGCGAGACGGTGTGCCAGGCGTCAAGGGTAACCAGGGTCCGGAAGGTCTGCCAGGCATGAAAGGTGACACCGGTCCTCCGGGAGCGTTCGGCGTTCCTGGAGAAAAGGGCGACAAGGGAATGCCAG GTTTCAACGGGAGGGACGGCACAAAGGGAATAAAGGGCGATGCTGGATTGGACGGTCGTCCGGGACAGGACGGCTTGAAGGGTGAAATCGGCCTGCCAGGAATTCCAG gtgtTCGCGGGCTGCCTGGATATGTTGGCCTTAAGGGTGACAAGGGTTTAAAGGGTGAACAGGGCATTGTGCCAATCGCTCCACTCATACGCGGAGATATCGGCCCCAAAG GCGAGCCAGGTTTCCCAGGCGCAAAGGGTGACAAGGGAGAGAGGGGCTACCCTGGGCTGGACGGCATGAAGGGCGTCGACGGCTGGCCAGGCAAGGACGGCCTGCCGGGACCCATGGGGCCGCCAGGACCCAAGGGCGAGCCTGGCATCGACGGACTCCCAGGAAGAAAc GGTATCGACGGGCTGCCAGGTCGCATTGGCGAACCAGGCCAACCCTGCGAGACGACGCCCGACTACATGACCGGAATCCTGCTCGTGAAACACAGCCAGAGCTCGGAGGTGCCAAGGTGCGACCCTGGCCAGGTCAAGCTGTGGGACGGATACAGCTTGCTCTACATCGAAGGAAACGAAAAAGCCCACCACCAAGATTTAG GATTCGCCGGGTCGTGCGTGAAGAAGTTCTCGACGATGCCGTTCCTGTTCTGCGACTTCAACAACGTGTGCAACTACGCGAGCCGCAACGACAAGTCGTACTGGCTCAGCACGACGGCGCCCATTCCCATGATGCCCGTCATGGAGTCCGAGATCAAAAAGTACATTTCGAGGTGCAGCGTGTGCGAAGTGCCGGCCAACGTCATGGCCGTCCACTCGCAGTCAAACAACATTCCAGACTGTCCGGCTGGTTGGAACGGTCTGTGGATCGGCTGGAGCTTCGTCATg CACACGGCGGCGGGCGCGGAGGGCGGCGGGCAGTCGCTGGCGTCGCCAGGGTCGTGCCTGGAGGACTTCCGGGCGACGCCGTTCATCGAGTGCaacggcgcgcgcggctcgtGCCACTACTTCGCCAACAAGTTCAGCTTCTGGCTGGCGACGGTGGAGGAGCGGGACCAGTTCGTGGCGCCGCGCTCCGAGACCCTGAAGGCGGGCAGCCTGCGCACCAGGGTCAGCCGCTGCCAGGTGTGCATCAAGAGCAACTAG
- the LOC135935102 gene encoding casein kinase I isoform X2, giving the protein MSSVTSGKQEFIVGAKYRLVRKIGSGSFGDIYLGINITNGEEVAVKLESVRARHPQLLYESKLYKILHGGIGIPHIRWFGQEREFNVLVMDLLGPSLEDLFNFCSRRFTTKTVLMLADQMIGRIEYVHTKSFIHRDIKPDNFLMGIGRHCNKLFLIDFGLAKKFRDSRTRQHIMYREDKNLTGTARYASINAHLGIEQSRRDDMESLGYVLMYFNRGSLPWQGLKAATKKQKYEKISEKKMSTPVEVLCKGFPAEFAMYLNYSRGLRFEEAPDYMYLRQLFRILFRTLSFQYDYTFDWTMLKQKAVMTSSGNGISGPSAGTSGVPPSGGR; this is encoded by the exons ATGTCTTCAGTCACGTCGGGCAAGCAGGAGTTCATCGTGGGGGCCAAGTACCGGCTGGTGCGTAAGATCGGCAGCGGTTCGTTCGGCGACATCTACCTGGGCATCAACATCACGAACGGCGAGGAGGTGGCCGTGAAGCTCGAGTCGGTGCGCGCCCGCCACCCGCAGCTGCTCTACGAGTCGAAGCTGTACAAAATCCTGCACGGCGGCATCGGCATCCCGCACATCCGCTGGTTCGGGCAGGAGCGCGAGTTCAACGTGCTGGTCATGGACCTGCTGGGCCCGTCGCTCGAGGACCTCTTCAACTTCTGCTCGCGCCGCTTCACCACCAAGACGGTGCTGATGCTGGCCGACCAGATGATCGGCAGGATCGAGTACGTGCACACCAAGAGCTTCATCCACCGGGACATCAAGCCGGACAACTTCCTCATGGGCATCGGCAGGCACTGCAACAAGCTCTTCCTCATCGACTTCGGGCTGGCCAAGAAGTTCCGCGACTCGCGCACCCGCCAGCACATCATGTACCGCGAGGACAAGAACCTGACGGGCACGGCGCGCTACGCGTCCATCAACGCGCACCTCGGCATCGAGCAGAGCCGCCGCGACGACATGGAGTCGCTCGGCTACGTCCTCATGTACTTCAACCGCGGCTCGCTGCCCTGGCAGGGCCTCAAGGCCGCCACCAAGAAGCAGAAGTACGAGAAGATCAGCGAGAAGAAGATGTCCACGCCGGTCGAAGTCCTCTGCAAG gGCTTCCCTGCCGAGTTCGCGATGTACCTGAACTACAGCCGCGGGCTGCGGTTCGAGGAGGCGCCGGACTACATGTACTTGCGGCAGCTGTTCCGCATCCTGTTCCGCACGCTGAGCTTCCAGTACGACTACACGTTCGACTGGACGATGCTGAAGCAGAAGGCGGTGATGACGTCGTCGGGCAACGGCATCAGCGGCCCGTCGGCCGGTACCTCGGGCGTGCCGCCCTCAG GTGGGCggtag
- the LOC135935102 gene encoding casein kinase I isoform X1, translated as MSSVTSGKQEFIVGAKYRLVRKIGSGSFGDIYLGINITNGEEVAVKLESVRARHPQLLYESKLYKILHGGIGIPHIRWFGQEREFNVLVMDLLGPSLEDLFNFCSRRFTTKTVLMLADQMIGRIEYVHTKSFIHRDIKPDNFLMGIGRHCNKLFLIDFGLAKKFRDSRTRQHIMYREDKNLTGTARYASINAHLGIEQSRRDDMESLGYVLMYFNRGSLPWQGLKAATKKQKYEKISEKKMSTPVEVLCKGFPAEFAMYLNYSRGLRFEEAPDYMYLRQLFRILFRTLSFQYDYTFDWTMLKQKAVMTSSGNGISGPSAGTSGVPPSGEPSKQASAKER; from the exons ATGTCTTCAGTCACGTCGGGCAAGCAGGAGTTCATCGTGGGGGCCAAGTACCGGCTGGTGCGTAAGATCGGCAGCGGTTCGTTCGGCGACATCTACCTGGGCATCAACATCACGAACGGCGAGGAGGTGGCCGTGAAGCTCGAGTCGGTGCGCGCCCGCCACCCGCAGCTGCTCTACGAGTCGAAGCTGTACAAAATCCTGCACGGCGGCATCGGCATCCCGCACATCCGCTGGTTCGGGCAGGAGCGCGAGTTCAACGTGCTGGTCATGGACCTGCTGGGCCCGTCGCTCGAGGACCTCTTCAACTTCTGCTCGCGCCGCTTCACCACCAAGACGGTGCTGATGCTGGCCGACCAGATGATCGGCAGGATCGAGTACGTGCACACCAAGAGCTTCATCCACCGGGACATCAAGCCGGACAACTTCCTCATGGGCATCGGCAGGCACTGCAACAAGCTCTTCCTCATCGACTTCGGGCTGGCCAAGAAGTTCCGCGACTCGCGCACCCGCCAGCACATCATGTACCGCGAGGACAAGAACCTGACGGGCACGGCGCGCTACGCGTCCATCAACGCGCACCTCGGCATCGAGCAGAGCCGCCGCGACGACATGGAGTCGCTCGGCTACGTCCTCATGTACTTCAACCGCGGCTCGCTGCCCTGGCAGGGCCTCAAGGCCGCCACCAAGAAGCAGAAGTACGAGAAGATCAGCGAGAAGAAGATGTCCACGCCGGTCGAAGTCCTCTGCAAG gGCTTCCCTGCCGAGTTCGCGATGTACCTGAACTACAGCCGCGGGCTGCGGTTCGAGGAGGCGCCGGACTACATGTACTTGCGGCAGCTGTTCCGCATCCTGTTCCGCACGCTGAGCTTCCAGTACGACTACACGTTCGACTGGACGATGCTGAAGCAGAAGGCGGTGATGACGTCGTCGGGCAACGGCATCAGCGGCCCGTCGGCCGGTACCTCGGGCGTGCCGCCCTCAGGTGAGCCCTCCAAACAGGCCTCTGCCAAAGAGCGATAG